Proteins co-encoded in one Kribbella solani genomic window:
- a CDS encoding DUF2332 family protein encodes MDVVTALQRQAIACEDLGSPMYAELLRLLVDDYEVGGVSVQALAGYEDRSFGEAIGLRLLGAVHGLVLAGTAPELAAFYPSVGGTWDAVLGWEAFEQVLRSRIGEVRSLLTQPPQTNEVGRAGALYGGLLHLVELTPLPVRLFEIGASGGLNLRADHFRYVAGGAQYGPADSPVVFDPAWTGAVPSVGLRIAERVGCDITPIDPLTPDGQVALTSYVWPDMTERLDRLRGAIAVARRVPADVRREDAVSFVRGLELSEGHVTVVWHSIMWQYLSHSDRDAVEAALAALGARATPSAPLAHLRLEPHRQGPEGWEYLVDLQTWPGGDRRVLGRAAPHGQALVWNTPVS; translated from the coding sequence GTGGATGTCGTAACAGCACTCCAGCGACAAGCGATCGCCTGCGAAGACCTCGGGTCGCCGATGTACGCCGAGCTGCTCCGGTTGCTCGTCGACGACTATGAGGTCGGTGGCGTGTCAGTACAGGCGCTGGCCGGGTACGAGGACCGTTCGTTCGGTGAAGCGATCGGCCTGCGGCTGCTGGGCGCCGTACACGGTCTGGTGCTGGCTGGTACGGCACCTGAACTGGCGGCGTTCTATCCGAGTGTCGGCGGGACCTGGGACGCAGTACTCGGCTGGGAGGCCTTCGAGCAGGTGCTGCGGTCGCGGATCGGCGAAGTGCGCTCACTGCTGACGCAGCCGCCGCAGACGAACGAGGTGGGTCGAGCAGGTGCGCTGTACGGCGGTCTGCTGCACCTGGTCGAGCTGACGCCACTGCCGGTACGCCTGTTCGAGATCGGTGCGAGCGGCGGACTGAACCTACGGGCGGACCACTTCCGGTACGTCGCAGGCGGAGCGCAGTACGGTCCTGCGGACAGCCCAGTCGTGTTTGACCCGGCCTGGACAGGAGCTGTGCCATCGGTGGGGCTGCGCATCGCGGAGCGGGTCGGCTGCGACATCACTCCGATCGATCCGTTGACACCGGACGGGCAGGTCGCGCTCACGTCGTACGTATGGCCCGACATGACCGAGCGGCTCGACCGGCTTCGCGGGGCGATCGCGGTGGCGCGGCGGGTACCTGCTGACGTACGCCGGGAGGACGCGGTGTCCTTCGTACGCGGACTGGAACTGTCGGAGGGCCACGTCACTGTGGTGTGGCACTCGATCATGTGGCAGTACCTCAGCCACTCGGACCGGGACGCTGTGGAAGCAGCGCTCGCCGCACTGGGTGCCCGGGCGACACCGTCCGCGCCGCTGGCCCACCTGCGCCTGGAGCCGCACCGCCAAGGACCTGAGGGCTGGGAGTACCTGGTTGACCTACAGACCTGGCCGGGCGGCGACCGACGCGTACTGGGTCGCGCCGCGCCGCACGGTCAGGCACTGGTCTGGAACACGCCCGTCAGCTGA
- a CDS encoding arginase family protein, with product MAGAVRDLGFVGRIGAADGGYVTPPRYDRGGWKPGDGVFNAGAIAAYTTRLADRIERFVDQGKFVVVLGGECSNLLAPAVALKRRGRYGVVYLDGHSDFRTVDNSPYVGAAGGEALALVTGRGQADLTDLEGLRPYVRDSDAVLLGIRADDDYAAEVQGVGIPVWTAARVAADPAGAAHETLNHVGVAEPGALDAREQGGAGEAESGGVDGFWVHLDVDILDAALMPAVDSPDPGGIDHEQLRALLRPLLRAPGCVGIDIGIFDPDLDPDGKYAVELTDTLVAVLS from the coding sequence TTGGCGGGGGCGGTGCGGGATCTGGGGTTCGTGGGGCGGATCGGGGCGGCGGACGGTGGGTACGTGACGCCGCCGCGGTACGACCGGGGTGGGTGGAAGCCGGGCGACGGGGTGTTCAACGCGGGGGCGATCGCCGCGTACACGACTCGGTTGGCGGATCGGATCGAGCGGTTCGTGGACCAGGGAAAGTTCGTCGTGGTGCTGGGTGGGGAGTGCAGCAACCTGCTGGCGCCGGCGGTCGCGTTGAAGCGGCGCGGGCGGTACGGGGTGGTGTATCTGGATGGGCACTCGGACTTTCGGACGGTGGACAACTCGCCGTACGTCGGCGCGGCCGGTGGTGAGGCGCTGGCGCTGGTGACCGGGCGGGGGCAGGCGGATCTGACTGATCTTGAGGGGCTGCGGCCGTACGTGCGGGACAGTGACGCGGTGCTGCTGGGGATCCGGGCGGATGACGACTACGCCGCTGAGGTGCAAGGGGTCGGGATCCCGGTGTGGACGGCGGCACGGGTCGCGGCCGATCCGGCGGGCGCCGCGCACGAAACGCTGAACCACGTCGGCGTGGCGGAACCGGGCGCGCTCGACGCGAGGGAGCAGGGCGGGGCCGGCGAGGCGGAGTCGGGTGGGGTTGATGGGTTTTGGGTGCATTTGGATGTGGACATCTTGGATGCGGCGTTGATGCCTGCTGTGGACAGTCCGGACCCGGGTGGGATCGACCACGAGCAACTGCGGGCGCTTCTGCGGCCGTTGTTGCGGGCGCCGGGGTGTGTGGGGATCGACATCGGCATCTTCGACCCGGATCTGGATCCGGACGGCAAGTACGCGGTTGAGCTCACCGACACTCTGGTCGCCGTACTCAGCTGA